The window GTGGCCGTGGAGGAGATCCCCGCCGTCGACAAGGGCGCGTTGCGGAGGGCCCTAAAGGCCTATATGCGGAGTGGCGCCGTCGACGAGAAGATCGGCGGGTGGCTGGAGAAGATAGCCGAGAAGCTGAGGGAGGCGTGACGGCGCTAGTACACGTACACGAGAACCCCCTTCCCCCTCGCGTAGGCCTCCACCTCTCTGCCCACCAGCGCGCCTGTCAGGACAGGCACAACTGGCTTGTTGGTCTTGCCGGCGACGACCTCGGCCTTCGCTAGGAGGGCCCCCACGTCTTCAATTCTCGGCCTCACCTTTACCTCTACGACGAAAATCCTCTTGTCCGTCTCCACAAGGAGATCAACGTCGACGCCGTCAAAATCAGCATTCCTAACACGCCTAACAACCAGCTCACCAGCCGCCCTTATATCCGCCGAGAGATCCTCCCAGACGTAGCGCGAGAACAAAGCCTCCGTGACGGCCCCCAAGCCCTCCTCCAGCCTAGACAGCCGCCTCGTCGTGTCCTCCTTGAAGGCGAGGTAGTCGTCCAAGAACTTCTTCCACGTCTCGAACCACTCGCGCCAACGTCTCTCGTTTTCCTCCCACCTCTTCCAATTCTCTTCCCACCTTCTGTTGTTCTCCTCCCACCTACGCTCGTTTTCCTCCCACCTCTTCCAATTCTCCTCCCATCTCTTGTTGTTCTCCTCCCAGCGCCTCCAATTCTCTTCCCACCTCTTCTCGTTCTCTCTCCACCGTTCTTCTTCTGCCTTTACAAAAGTAGTGAAGTCTTCCCGGAGGCGTCTAAGCTCTTTCAAAATCTCGTCAAGGCCTAAAAGGCCGGCCACAGCTAGGCGAAACTCCTCATCCTCACGCAAAAGACGAAGAAACTCCTCCTTAAGGCCCACGTGGATATGTAGTTCCGGTTTAAAAACTGCTACGCGGCCGGGGCGCGGAGGCGTCTTTTCGCGATCGGGGAAACGTGGTATAAAAATGCCCGGATCCAGCAACACATGGAGCAAGTCGTCAGGCTGGCCCACGGCGCTGGTGGCGTGGAGACGTCGCAGATCCTCGAGGAGCTCCTATTCTCCAGGCTGGAGGAGCGGTTGAAGCGGGTGGAGGGCGGCGTCGGCGTCGACTTTCCCGACGACGCCGCGGCCATCCCCATAGGCGGCGGGCGGTACTTAGTGATCACCGTAGACTCCTACACAGTGAACCCTCCCTTCTTCCCCGGAGGCGATATAGGCGTCTTGGCGGCCTCGGGCTCCATCAACGACGTCTTGATGATGGGGGGCAAGCCCATCGCCCTCCTGGACGCCATAGTCGTCGAGGAGGGGTTCCCCATGGACGATCTGAGGAGGATAGTGGACTCCATGACGCGGGTTCTGCGGGATGAGGGGGTCGCGCTTATAGGCGGGGACTTCAAGGTCATGCCCAGGGGCCAGCTGGACAAGATAGTGATAGCGACGGTCGGCGTGGGCGTGGCCGAGAGGCTCATCCTCGACAAGCCGAGGCCCGGAGACAAGATAATTGTGTCGGGCTACCTCGGCGACCACGGCGCCGTCATACTGGCCAGACAGATGGGCATAGTCGAGGAGGGGCAGGGCGGCGGCCTCGCGAGCGACGTGAGGCCTTTGACGAGGCTTATGCTCCCCCTGGTGGAGAAGTACGGAGAGTATATCCACGCGGCGCGTGATCCCACGAGGGGAGGCCTCGCCATGGTCCTAAACGACTGGGCCAAGGCGTCCGGCACCGTGATAGTGGTCGACGAGGCCGCCGTGCCGATCAGGCCGCAAGTCGCGGCGTACGCGAACATGATGGGGATAGACCCCCTGGCCCTCGCCAGCGAGGGGGCCGCCGTCCTGGCAGTGGACCCCGCCGTAGCCGACGAGGTGCTTGAGTTCGTGAGGGGGCTCGGCTTCAAAGACGCGGCGGCGGTGGGGGAGGTTAGGTCCAGCGAGAGGTACAAGGGCTACGTCCTCCTGAGGACTGTGGTGGGCGGCTTGAGGATTCTGGAGCCCCCCAGAGGCGACCTAGTGCCGAGGATATGTTGAGGCTTTGGTTCAGAGGAGTCGAGCTGTGGAGGGCCGGAGGCCTCGCCGGGGTTGCCGTGAGGAGCGGCGGCAGGACTCTCTGCATCGACGCGCTTGAAGTCGGCGGCTGCGACTACCTGCTCTACACGCACGACCACCCCGCCCACTTCCCCGGAGCCGCCAAGGAGTTCTACTCCCCCTTCGGCGGCAACAAGGTGGCGCCTGGCGGCGCGGTCAGGCTGGGGCCGTTCGAGATAGCCGCCGTACACGCCTACAACGTGACCAAGACCCTAAACGGCGCGCCGGTACACCCCAAGGGCTACGGCGTGGGCTACGTCGTCGAGGCCGGAGGAGTCAGGCTGTACCACATGGGCGACACCGATCTGATAAGGGAGGCGGCCGAGGTCAAGGACGTCGACGTGCTCTTCGTCCCTATCGGCGGAGGTTCCGTCATGACCCCCGAGGAGGCGGCCGACGCCGTCATGGCGATAAGGCCGAAGATAGCCGTGCCCATACACTATTCGGAGAAGAAGCACTTCGTCAAG of the Thermoproteus uzoniensis 768-20 genome contains:
- the hypE gene encoding hydrogenase expression/formation protein HypE, with translation MEQVVRLAHGAGGVETSQILEELLFSRLEERLKRVEGGVGVDFPDDAAAIPIGGGRYLVITVDSYTVNPPFFPGGDIGVLAASGSINDVLMMGGKPIALLDAIVVEEGFPMDDLRRIVDSMTRVLRDEGVALIGGDFKVMPRGQLDKIVIATVGVGVAERLILDKPRPGDKIIVSGYLGDHGAVILARQMGIVEEGQGGGLASDVRPLTRLMLPLVEKYGEYIHAARDPTRGGLAMVLNDWAKASGTVIVVDEAAVPIRPQVAAYANMMGIDPLALASEGAAVLAVDPAVADEVLEFVRGLGFKDAAAVGEVRSSERYKGYVLLRTVVGGLRILEPPRGDLVPRIC
- a CDS encoding MBL fold metallo-hydrolase, with the translated sequence MLRLWFRGVELWRAGGLAGVAVRSGGRTLCIDALEVGGCDYLLYTHDHPAHFPGAAKEFYSPFGGNKVAPGGAVRLGPFEIAAVHAYNVTKTLNGAPVHPKGYGVGYVVEAGGVRLYHMGDTDLIREAAEVKDVDVLFVPIGGGSVMTPEEAADAVMAIRPKIAVPIHYSEKKHFVKFRDVAHPYTNIIAL